A part of Streptomyces sp. NBC_01497 genomic DNA contains:
- a CDS encoding RDD family protein, with protein sequence MDNRDAIGSWLSGPRVAAEDMGVDFGYRGERLGLPQDGPGSVARFGRRLGAVFVDWVLCVVIVYGLITHSGANTVENWALAVFFVLSVLTVGTVGSTPGKRLFRLRVVAEGGGRLGVVRVLIRSVLLCLAVPALIWDRDGRGLHDRLARAVQVRI encoded by the coding sequence GTGGACAACAGGGATGCAATCGGGTCATGGCTCTCCGGCCCCCGTGTGGCCGCCGAGGACATGGGCGTCGACTTCGGGTACCGCGGAGAGCGGCTCGGCCTGCCGCAGGACGGCCCCGGCTCGGTCGCCCGCTTCGGCCGGCGCCTCGGTGCCGTTTTCGTCGACTGGGTGCTGTGCGTCGTCATCGTGTACGGGCTGATCACACACAGCGGCGCGAACACCGTCGAGAACTGGGCGCTCGCCGTCTTCTTCGTCCTCAGTGTCCTGACGGTCGGCACGGTCGGCTCCACACCGGGCAAGCGCCTGTTCCGCCTCCGGGTGGTCGCGGAGGGCGGCGGGCGGCTCGGCGTCGTGCGCGTCCTGATCCGCAGCGTGCTGCTCTGCCTCGCGGTGCCGGCCCTCATCTGGGACCGCGACGGCCGGGGCCTGCACGACCGGCTCGCGCGCGCCGTCCAGGTCCGCATCTGA